The DNA segment TGCTCTACCTGCGCACGCAGTCCTACTACCGGCACACCTCGCGCGAGCTCAAGCGTCTGTGCAGTGTCACGCTCTCGCCCGTCTACTCGCACTTCTCGGAGACGCTCGCCGGCCTCGCCACCATTCGGGCCAGCGGCAGCTGCGCCAGGTAAGAACAAACCGGCGTAGCGGACGCACGGAATGATCAGCGTTGTTTTCGTCAGGTTCGAGGAGGAGAGCGTGCGTCGGCTGGACAAGAACCAGCGCTGCTTGTTCCTGAGCAACGCCGCCTCGCAGTGGCTGGACATCCGCCTGCAGCTCATGGGCGTCGCCGTGGTGACCGGCCTCGCCGTCGCGGCTGTCGTACAGCACCACCTGCGGGTGGTGGACCCGGGTAAGGGGCGGGGCTTATCTGCTACCTGTGGTCCGGTAACGTTCACAAGCTGCTATGACATCTTAGCGTGCGTTTCAGGCTTGGTGGGTTTGTCGCTGTCGTACGCGCTGTCCATCACCTCGCTGCTGTCGGGCCTGATCTTCGCCTTCACGCAAACCGAGATGCAGCTGGTCAGCGTGGAGAGAGCCCACGAATATTCCAACCAGCTCCCGGCGGAACCTCAGCAGCAGAACCCGGAAGTAGGCAGGCGGGAAAACTAACAACGGCCACCCGAAGAAACCGCAAGCGACTCAGCGGCAGGTCCGGTTTGTGTTCCCAGCTGCCGCCGTCGTGGCCCCAGTGCGGGAGCGTGGAGTTCCGCCAGGTGGTCCTGGTGTACAGGGAAGGTCTTCCCGAGGCCTTGGACGACGTGAGCTTGGTGGTACGAGCCGGTGAGAAAGTGGGCATCGTGGGCCGCACGGGCTCGGGCAAGTCGTCTTTGTTCGCCGCGCTCTTCCGCATGGTGGAGCTGAGTCGCGGCGAGATCCTCCTGGACGGGCTGGACGTCGCCAGCGTGGGGCTCCATCAGCTCAGGTGACCTCTCACGGGCTTTTAAAAGTTGCTTAGCTTTTCCAACTGCCGTCTCTAAATACTCTGTGTTCTCGGCAGATCCAGGCTAGCCATCATTCCTCAGGATCCTTTCCTGTTCAGCGGCACTGTCCGAGAGAATCTGGACCCCTGTGGCCAGCACCAGGACCAGCAGCTTCTGGAGGTCCTGGAACAGTGTCACCTCGGCTCCGTGGTCAATGCCATGGGTGAGGGACGAGATTCGGTCGCATCAGGTGATCATTTACTTTTGATTGACGAGGTGCTTCTCTGTGCGCGCCAGGTGGTCTGGATGCTGAGCTTCTGGACCGAGGCCGGACTTTCTCTGTGGGTCAGCGCCAGCTGCTGTGTCTGTCCCGCGCGCTGCTCACTCAGGCCAAGGTCAGATCGCAATCCTCCGCTTGACGCTCGGCGCGGATGATGACGGAAGCCTCTGCGTAGGTTCTATGTGTGGACGAGGCCACGGCCAGCGTGGATCACAAGACGGACCAACTGCTGCAGAAGACCATCGCCGACAGGTTCCGGCACCAAACGGTCCTCACCATCGCGCATaggtcagtgtgtgtgcgtgcgtgtaggcGTGTTGGCGTTCACATGTCCACATGCACCAGGCTCAACACGATCATGGACTGCGAGCGTGTGCTGGTGATGCACGCCGGGAAGGTGGTGGACTTCGACACGCCGGCGGCGCTGTGCCAGAAGGACGATTCGCTTTTCCAGCGGCTCctcggcaggcagggaagcgccACATCGGGATCGAcactttgacctttttttttctttgcggaTTTACGCCGCCGGACGTTCACGTTTGTAAAATGCGGCACTAGAGTTGAAGTGGAGCCTTGACTCTGCCATGACCTCAATATTTTTTGttatgagcctttttttttttttttttattgatacaaAGAGGTCGTTCCAATatgatttgtcattttgtatgtTAGAAATttataaagaaaaacattttggcACAGGATTCACAATGGCCAAAACTGGTGGAGACGAGGAATGAGGAAACGGCTGTAAAGAAATAAACACAAACGTGTCATACCTGATGTTTTGTGTAAAAGTGGCTTCCCGAAACACGTCTTTTCATTACATGGCCATTTCTCATCGTTCTCGCCGGCGCACATGTACCGTGTTGTTGTTGCTTGGCGTCACCATGGGGACGCCAAAACTTTGAGTCACGCTCGCCAACCAAGGAGTGGCGAACCACCTTGTTTCTGGTAAAGGAAATAGTTGAAGAAACACAAGCAATGACTGAATCCTCTTGACAGTACAGTCCACTGCCTTGATTTTCCTAACTCCGCCCCCACAACAGTGTCTCCGCCCATGACCTGGAAGCTCAGCTGGCTGAATATCCAGAGTCACTTCTAAGCACTTCTGTGTGAAACAATcagaggtaagcagagctgcagaaTTTTCTTAGAAGTGAAATAGGATGTTTTGTTGCCACGCCCTGGTTTGCACACACAGTTGATTTTCTGCGCCATTTATTTTGGTGtcttttgaaaattttgaaagaCTAACTTGTTCTTGTACACACATGAAAGTTCTTGAGATGACTTCTGGAAGTCTTGTGCTGCAATTATGTTCAAAAGTATTTGTTCTTGGTAATTCAGCTTCAGTAGCCATCTTGCATTTTGCTTGCGACAGGAAGTCCAtccaccattttgtttttggtcGTCACGCGGCAACCGAGGTTGACAAGTCGCCATAAAACGAAAGCTTAAGGTCAAACGTGTTAGGTGCCATGTGCACAGCTTGAAGTCTTCTTGCCCATGTAAAGCTTCACACAACGTGTTACGTAAGCACTCGTGTGCGTTCTGCAGACACACAATCACGTTGACTCACCGTCGACGCCCGCAATTAACACCCGCCAAGGTGTGTCAGTTTCATGAACAATCGACACGCACACCATACAAACTCACTGGAGATAgatggacacacacaaacacacacaagtagTCAAACACAATCacttgcacacgcacacacacaagtagtcaaatacacaatCACATGCACTACACTAAAATACACACACtggcacacaaagacaaaataaCAGTCACATGTAGTCAGACGCACAATGCACAAACACTGGAAAGAATCACAGTCATACGCACACATCTGTCATCTCAACTaaagggcgtgtgtgtgtgtgtttcatatGTACACTtgattgtgtgtttgtgccTCGCCAGCGTGTGTATGTGAGGGGCGTGGCCCGTCCGTCGCGTGTGTAACCTGTTTGTCTACTTTCAGGTGCTCAAGAGGTCCACCTGTTCTCTGTTGCTGCCTTGCATTCccgctgacacacacacgcacacacacacgcatgcagatGGTGCCTCAGGTAAGTTTGGAGTTTGTTGTTGTGTACTTGAAAATATATCATAGTACGCTGTCCGGGTTGTACTTTGTGCTCAGCTGTGAATGATTgccgcttgtgtgtgtgtgtgtgtgtgtgtgtgtgtgttgtcgtaAAATGAGAAATTTTGTTCTTGAAAAGTGGAAAGAAAACTTGCCATCCTGCTCCGAATTGTTTTTTGACACTTGAATGATGTATTGCAAAAATGGTCacgcatgtttttattttttataatttttatAGTGCAGTATTGATCGCTTGTGAAGACTATGAAgtttgaaaaacaacaaaagatgatccatttttttttacttttgcacCAAACCTCAATAAATAACATTAAATGAACATGAGAAATTTGGGGTGAATTCAAACTCATCCATGTAGTTTAGAAATTATGAAAAggatggaatgtttttttttatttttaaatctgatTCATTCACTGTGAAAATAATCGGTAGTTGcagcccatcttaattttaagaCTTCCCCCGTTTTCATTGCCTGCAGGTGTCCCGATACTTTTGTCCACATCGTCTCAACTAGACTCAAGTTTTGATATCGCAATATTCCTGTGCCAACGTAATTGTCAATCCGATGAAATACACTGTGTCCCGATACTTTTGTATCGAGACTCGGCGGCcacttgattaggtacacctttgCACCGAATGTcatctcccaaaaaaaaacgactCTAACTTTTGACACTTGGAAGCCGCAGGAGTGTTTGTCATCCTTTTGCAACCGCAAGGCGTGTTCTGTAATCTCCGTGCGGCACATTGTGCACATAGTGCACATACTCTACTTAATGACCACCaatcaaattgaaaaaaaactcTCGATTGTGCCACCAAGCTTAAGCGAAGACGAGAAACGCCCCAAAAGACGATGACGCGCCGGATAAACTCGTTTACCTCGCTGACATTCCGCCGAGCATTCCTGCCGCCGGCCGATGTTCCCACATGGATGACTCGCTCGAACGCAACGCCGTATTGTGTCGGTTGGAGTTTCACATTTTTCTGTCTTCTGCAGGTTCATTCTTCACGGTGACAAATTCCACGACCATCAATGGTAGAAAACGTTCCCAAAGTCAAACGGTTCCCTTTGAATTGTCATGTTTGAAGATTTCTGGCCCTCTCGCCCACCCCGCAGGCGTATCACTTCAAGCGCAGGCTCTCGGAAGCCCTGACGCTGGAGCGATCCGAGCGGGGAGCCTTGGTCATCGCCAACATCGACGACGTCGATGGAGCTAATCAGGAGCTGAGGGAAGGTGGGCAAGGCTTTTGAAAATTCAGACCCTCCATCCTGTGTTTGCATGTCGAGAATgagcagacccacaaaaaaCCTTCTGCCGTGTCCACCAAATGTCAATTTATGTTCCTCAGGGGATGAAGTGGTCGGGGCGACCATCAAGTTCGACCGACTGACCAAAGATGAGGTGATGGGTGTCCTGAAGATGATGGAACCGTACGATGACAGAATTCAAGTGCTCACCAAGAACAACATGAGCAGGAGCATGGGGAACCTCAACCAGGGGGCTGTCAGTCCTGAAACGGTAAAGGAGGTCACCTCGCCGAGCCTGCTTGACATCCCCTAATGTTTCCGCTTTTGTCCGTTTGTCCTCAGATGCTGCACAATGCTTACAACAAGCTCTACGACACCAAAATCAAGCGCTTCATGCACAAGGACATGTCTAATGGCGAGAACCTGAAAGACTATGTGACCCTCCCTCGCTCCTCCAAACTCAGAACCAAGCAAGACTCGGACTTACCTCGTCTGGGGGTGGACTTTGGACGCCTGAGTCCCAACACGCTCAACAGGCGTTACAGCGCCGGCTCCGAGAGCAATTACGCCGCCGACGGGTCGGGAGCGTTTGAGCACGAGGCCAACCTGAACCTCCCGCCTCTGGGCGTAGGCCAGGTGAAAGCGGGCAGACGGGTTCAGGTGCCGCAGATGCTGAACGCTCGCGCTCCGTCTTTGAATTCACACGGTGGAGTCTACTCTGAAATGTATCCAGATGACGCTGGAATGGCCCTCCAAGGCACTGACGGGAGGTTCCTGAGCTACGACGATGATGCAGAGTTTGACGTGGACAGTTATGACGGATCGCCCACAATCCATCTGGCCGGACAGTCTTCTCGATTAAACGCACCCCAGTTCGATCTGAATGGCCGCAGCGGTCTTCAGGGGTCCGCTTTCGACGTGGACGGCCGTTCAGGTGGCTTTGACATCAAAGGAGCCAGGACCAGCGGTGATGTGAGAGTCCCGAATGCTCAGTTTCAGGGAGGCGGTGTGACCATCCCAGCAGTTCGCTCCAAGGTCCCGTCTGGAAAGTACAAGGCTCCTAAATTCACCATGCCAAATTATGGTTTACCAACTGTTGAGGTTCCAGAATTTGATGGGGACATAGGCGGTATGGACATGCCCAATGTACCCAAATTTAAAGTCGATGGTCGAAGCGCTTCTTTAGGGATGCCGGGTGTTGATGGAAAATTCCAAAGTCCAAACTTTAAGATGCCTGATTACGATCTCAATGGCCCTAATTTGGACCTCAGATCTCCTAACGTGGATTTCAATGGTCCCAATCTCCGAGGTGACGTCAGTGCACCTGATCTTAAAATGCCCAAACTCGGTGTCAAGACCCCCAATCTGGACTTGAACATGCCAGATCTTAATGGTGGCATTGATGGCCCCAATTGGGACGGAAACCTTAAAGCTCCTAAGTTAGATTTGAACTCACCAGATGTTGACCTTCCTAATATGCCCAAAGCGAAGTTTCCCTTATTTGACCGTCCGAATTTCAAAGGTCGTACCATTGAGCGTGACTCAGATGATTGGGACATGGGCATCGATACACCCAAATTCAAACTCAAAGGTCCCAAAGCTGATTTAGGGATGCCTAATTATGATCTCAATGGTCCTAACCTAGGCCTCAAGTCTCCTGACTTGGACATCGGTACTCCTAATCTCAAAGGTGGGTTAAATACACCAGATTTGACGATGCCTAAACTTGGTTTTAAGACCCCCACACTGGACCTCAAAAGCCCAAATTTGGACCTGCCAGATGTTCATGCCCCAGACCTGAAGGTGAAAACTCCCAAGTTAAAAGGTGGAATTCACGGCCCTGACTTGGACTTGCCCGACGCCAACTTTAAAACGCCCAAGTTAGATATGGGATCACCGAAAGCCAAATTTAAATTTCCAAAAATAAAGATGCCAAAACTCAAGCGTCCGAGCCTTAAAAGTCCAGACCTGAATGTGGATCTCGATGCTCCAGATATGGACGTCAAAGCACCCAAGTTAAATTTCAAAGGTCCCAAAGCTGATTTAGGGTTGCCAAATGTTGATATTGATGGAAAGTTCAAAAAGCCAAACTTGAACATGCCAGGTTTAGATCTCAATGGTCCGAAGATAGATGGACCTAACCTGGACCTCAGTGGTCCTAATCTCCATGGTGGGATAAACGCACCAGATTTGAATATGCCTAAACTTGATTTTAAAACCCCCACACTGGGTGTTAAAAGCCCAAACATGGATTTTCCTCATTTTCAGGGTCCCGACCTGAACCTGAAAACCCCGAAGCTAAAAGGCGACATAAATGGCCCTGACTGGGACCTACCGAGTGCAGATCTTAAAGGTCCAAAGATAGATCTGAAAGGTGACATCAACATGGGTTCACCAAAGGCAAGAATGAAGATGCCCAAATTCAAGTTCCCAAAATTCGGGCGTCCAAGCCTTAAAGGTCCTGACATTGATGCAGATTTCGATGGTCTGGACATGGGCATCAACGCACCCAAACTCAAAGGTCCCAACGCTGATTTAGGGATGCCAAATATTGATATTGATGGAAAGTTCAAAAAGCCAAACTTGAACATGCCAGATTTAGATCTCAATGGTCCCAAGATAGACGGACCTAACCTGGACCTTACTGCTCCCAACCTGGACCTCAGTGGTCCTAATCTCCATGGTGGGATAAACGCACCAGATATAAAAATGCCAAAACTCAATTTAAAAAGTCCAAAACTAGACTTCAAAGGGCCAAATGT comes from the Syngnathus scovelli strain Florida chromosome 5, RoL_Ssco_1.2, whole genome shotgun sequence genome and includes:
- the si:ch211-69b7.6 gene encoding neuroblast differentiation-associated protein AHNAK; translated protein: MAYHFKRRLSEALTLERSERGALVIANIDDVDGANQELREGDEVVGATIKFDRLTKDEVMGVLKMMEPYDDRIQVLTKNNMSRSMGNLNQGAVSPETMLHNAYNKLYDTKIKRFMHKDMSNGENLKDYVTLPRSSKLRTKQDSDLPRLGVDFGRLSPNTLNRRYSAGSESNYAADGSGAFEHEANLNLPPLGVGQVKAGRRVQVPQMLNARAPSLNSHGGVYSEMYPDDAGMALQGTDGRFLSYDDDAEFDVDSYDGSPTIHLAGQSSRLNAPQFDLNGRSGLQGSAFDVDGRSGGFDIKGARTSGDVRVPNAQFQGGGVTIPAVRSKVPSGKYKAPKFTMPNYGLPTVEVPEFDGDIGGMDMPNVPKFKVDGRSASLGMPGVDGKFQSPNFKMPDYDLNGPNLDLRSPNVDFNGPNLRGDVSAPDLKMPKLGVKTPNLDLNMPDLNGGIDGPNWDGNLKAPKLDLNSPDVDLPNMPKAKFPLFDRPNFKGRTIERDSDDWDMGIDTPKFKLKGPKADLGMPNYDLNGPNLGLKSPDLDIGTPNLKGGLNTPDLTMPKLGFKTPTLDLKSPNLDLPDVHAPDLKVKTPKLKGGIHGPDLDLPDANFKTPKLDMGSPKAKFKFPKIKMPKLKRPSLKSPDLNVDLDAPDMDVKAPKLNFKGPKADLGLPNVDIDGKFKKPNLNMPGLDLNGPKIDGPNLDLSGPNLHGGINAPDLNMPKLDFKTPTLGVKSPNMDFPHFQGPDLNLKTPKLKGDINGPDWDLPSADLKGPKIDLKGDINMGSPKARMKMPKFKFPKFGRPSLKGPDIDADFDGLDMGINAPKLKGPNADLGMPNIDIDGKFKKPNLNMPDLDLNGPKIDGPNLDLTAPNLDLSGPNLHGGINAPDIKMPKLNLKSPKLDFKGPNVDLPDLNGPDVNLKAPKIKGGLDGPDLDLKAPKVDLKTPDINIGSPKARFKFPKMKMPKLKSPSVKGPDLDVDLDAPDMDINAPTVNLKGSKPNLDLNVGGKFKKPNLTMPKMDFKSPKLNLNAPKLDLDTPDLDVKAPDLNLKAPKLKGGLDVKSPDLDIDAPKAKMKLPKVKFPKVNMPTLNGPNIDGPDFDIDAPDVDFRRPTGKYRKPHLKVPDVELSGPNVKSPKYHGKLKGPDVNVKAPKVKGSWDTPKAELPNVDLKAPRTDWNAPETKYKKPHIKMPKGYDTDLNGGLQGPDLSLPDVRGPNLKPSMPYLDMDDIDVNGPDVSLSGTNGKLRTSDLDVDDPTLKFRKTLHGGSGVPLPGLDLDQGMIHSRSKGSMQSDLNFTRTDLNIDDFTGKYHVPGSDLDLQMPSTSTGLTTDQRVTRFSGATLNADSILHPSHAVKAAHTLNDGRWSYSQKKPVDTSDGYMVTVFPSQEESEINLKQKYGSLGGLNFGSGDVNLEVPDQDELKGSTFLFSNLV